Proteins from a genomic interval of Candidatus Woesearchaeota archaeon:
- a CDS encoding ATP-binding protein, whose translation MSIYDELRTALLTKQDRLHDIVGQEETKLQLKSALLMGHHVIIVGPPGIGKTTLAKNIAALLPSVHVNTCLYHCLPELPVCPECLHKQERGMTIPTQELTGKERFVRVQGSPDLTAEDLLGDIDPLKALQFGPLSLQAFTPGKIFQANNGILFFDEVNRCPEKLQNALLQVLEEKKVTIGSYQVDFPTEFIFIGTMNPEDTSTEKLSDVFIDRFDLMYMTYPEKLATETTIVKQKAKVLTHQGKAIVFPPELLSFMLSFVRYLRDHAHVEKKPSVRASLSLYERAQAYALLHERKVVTKEDIEASLLSVLSHRIRLKPSVKYLQQPPDFIKEQFAHFAEHHPIHESGDGP comes from the coding sequence ATGTCTATCTATGATGAATTAAGGACTGCTCTTCTGACAAAACAGGATCGCTTACACGATATCGTTGGTCAGGAAGAAACAAAGCTACAACTAAAGTCGGCCCTCCTGATGGGGCATCATGTCATCATTGTTGGTCCACCAGGGATCGGAAAAACAACGCTGGCAAAAAATATTGCTGCGCTATTACCCTCTGTTCACGTGAATACCTGTCTTTATCATTGTCTTCCTGAACTACCTGTCTGTCCAGAATGCCTCCATAAACAAGAACGTGGGATGACAATACCAACACAAGAGCTTACGGGAAAAGAACGTTTTGTTCGTGTTCAAGGGAGTCCGGATTTAACTGCTGAAGATCTTCTGGGAGATATTGACCCTCTTAAAGCATTGCAATTTGGGCCTCTCTCACTCCAAGCATTTACGCCAGGAAAAATCTTTCAGGCAAACAACGGCATCTTATTCTTTGACGAAGTGAATCGTTGTCCTGAAAAACTACAGAATGCCCTCCTCCAAGTGCTCGAGGAAAAAAAGGTAACCATAGGAAGTTATCAGGTGGACTTTCCCACAGAATTTATTTTTATTGGCACGATGAATCCTGAAGATACCAGCACCGAGAAACTGTCTGACGTGTTCATCGACCGGTTTGATCTGATGTACATGACCTATCCTGAGAAGCTTGCTACAGAGACAACAATCGTCAAGCAAAAAGCAAAGGTACTGACACATCAGGGAAAGGCCATCGTTTTTCCTCCAGAGCTTTTGAGCTTTATGCTTTCTTTTGTCCGCTACTTGCGAGATCATGCCCACGTTGAAAAAAAACCAAGCGTAAGGGCTTCACTAAGCCTTTACGAACGCGCTCAGGCATATGCACTGTTGCATGAGAGAAAGGTAGTTACCAAGGAGGACATTGAAGCCTCGTTACTGTCTGTGCTCAGTCACAGAATTCGGCTAAAACCTTCAGTCAAGTACCTGCAACAACCCCCGGATTTTATTAAAGAGCAGTTTGCACATTTCGCAGAGCATCATCCAATCCATGAAAGTGGTGATGGTCCCTAA
- a CDS encoding PGF-pre-PGF domain-containing protein, with the protein MKSLQLVVKNFPKHLLLLFCCAITLFVLLPVTDAVCTDTDTFWFSGAVMNSTYQTAQGVNVSVIQASQGTPIPENPKWALTDATGRFNITSINGSCSLLFQVSARLYHPDNRTGLEVGPTLPILPKEAIQQEMENGTIYLQPAATLQLNAINNSGNNLSFNYFILEKTFGMFVSEKITTLTNATNILVPRNRNYTVVFFRSPDAVGNCDIDPTACIPPLTYSLTNISSYEGTNYTLPITQNMTYASNYLTGFITVQGGRNDINVTSITAKLSVSGMVPPNAEVSLGTPNITNGINISNFTTNYSLQLMGNPTTGITYMLEFFGSNGTGSSATYYAAFQNITITQDTQFNLTLKPLAGTYTQTSDLNATQTTIRLIDEENSSVTDIHLEAQVAMSSGTFTYMYESVTQGNLTVPFLNESNVTLEIYSSNFAPLKKVINLTQNPITIQLKQFNPEGVNSSGSSEGKFSNFTFKLIKNEANCNGIQPNASCDVASFGTEFNPFKAMMGGKVNGRLQITDGPMVMFVGMDLLASGPPDAALNDQAESDLTNQSGGSFQQIWKVASFAPDIYDAILIGIPLNTSLVIPSSGINATLTYLYDSNWNIIWNASADPNLSNIPTEYADYNTSWFNASRGGMSCSLSCTATTSDFTCCVALTSNNFSGDYVWLKLPHFSGPGASINGNADNTPPTTAPALLSVNDSDADGNIELTWQNDTNESNEQYLILRYTTTINASTAASATLVKTITNETTTSYEDNTSVHATNYWYALVTKDTAGNYNLSVVSNSLNATTDDTFKPMSPTGLSIVDSGSGVAELAWTAVTRDVNNNTDATGIIYQIWRNTTANFSKALANETLAYLTNTTARSYNDNSVSVNTTYYYIVTAVDDAGNKNLSIGPTNNGSVSIATYCGDGTCQSGESSSSCSADCGSGNQDTGGGGGGGGNTQQNTTTSGTTTLNTSGEKKWDSVTAEQLAIWTIKDVDIEVTQLEFTLLENKTNVSVKIAKLSSAPTTLLPSERVVYQYVEVTPSNIEEGQLTNAKIRFKVNLSWLSEKNILENDVLLLRYANDVWNELPTNKTGSDTSYVYYEAETPGFSYFAISGKEQPKNESELQQEQQGDQGENNSQEEILLTPETTEDEKALPRVNWILWVILTAIIVILAIGIYFYRQQNLHKTAKRLEAESKDKEEEEKE; encoded by the coding sequence ATGAAATCTCTACAACTTGTTGTGAAGAATTTTCCTAAACATCTTCTTCTGTTGTTCTGTTGTGCAATCACGCTGTTTGTTCTTTTACCCGTAACCGATGCCGTGTGTACGGACACTGACACCTTCTGGTTTTCTGGAGCAGTAATGAACAGTACTTATCAAACTGCTCAAGGAGTTAATGTGAGTGTGATTCAAGCAAGTCAAGGAACACCGATCCCCGAGAACCCAAAATGGGCATTAACCGATGCAACAGGAAGGTTCAACATTACAAGTATTAATGGCAGCTGTAGTCTTTTATTTCAGGTCAGCGCTCGTCTCTATCACCCTGATAATAGAACAGGTCTCGAAGTAGGACCTACCTTACCGATACTGCCGAAAGAAGCTATCCAACAAGAGATGGAGAATGGAACAATCTATCTCCAGCCTGCGGCAACATTACAGCTCAATGCCATCAACAATTCGGGGAATAATCTCAGCTTTAATTATTTTATCCTCGAAAAAACCTTTGGCATGTTTGTCAGTGAAAAAATTACAACCTTGACGAATGCAACAAACATCCTCGTGCCAAGAAATCGAAATTATACGGTTGTTTTTTTCCGCAGCCCAGATGCTGTTGGTAATTGTGATATTGATCCAACCGCTTGTATTCCTCCTCTGACGTATTCATTAACGAATATTTCTAGTTATGAGGGAACAAATTATACTCTTCCCATTACCCAGAATATGACCTATGCTTCAAATTATCTTACTGGTTTTATTACCGTGCAAGGAGGCAGGAATGACATTAATGTAACGAGTATTACTGCAAAGCTATCTGTTTCCGGCATGGTTCCACCAAACGCTGAGGTAAGTCTTGGTACACCAAACATCACGAATGGCATAAACATCTCGAACTTTACCACAAACTACAGCCTGCAACTTATGGGAAACCCAACAACCGGCATTACGTATATGCTTGAATTCTTTGGAAGCAATGGGACAGGATCAAGTGCAACATATTATGCAGCATTCCAGAACATAACCATAACGCAAGACACTCAATTTAATCTTACATTGAAACCGCTGGCAGGAACCTATACCCAGACCTCGGATCTCAACGCCACACAAACAACTATCCGTCTTATTGATGAAGAAAATAGTTCAGTAACTGATATCCATCTTGAAGCACAGGTTGCCATGAGTAGTGGTACCTTTACCTATATGTACGAGTCAGTAACCCAAGGTAATCTTACCGTGCCATTCCTCAACGAGAGCAATGTGACCCTCGAGATTTACAGCAGTAATTTTGCACCACTAAAGAAAGTAATCAACCTCACCCAAAATCCCATCACCATACAACTCAAGCAGTTCAACCCAGAGGGAGTAAATAGTAGCGGAAGTTCTGAAGGAAAGTTCAGTAATTTTACCTTCAAGCTTATCAAAAACGAGGCAAACTGTAATGGTATCCAGCCGAACGCTAGTTGTGATGTTGCTTCGTTCGGTACTGAGTTTAATCCTTTCAAAGCCATGATGGGCGGAAAGGTCAATGGAAGACTACAAATTACCGATGGACCAATGGTCATGTTTGTCGGGATGGATTTACTTGCCTCAGGCCCCCCCGATGCTGCACTGAACGACCAGGCAGAGAGTGATCTCACCAATCAGTCAGGCGGAAGTTTCCAACAGATCTGGAAGGTTGCGAGTTTTGCTCCTGATATTTATGACGCTATTCTTATTGGCATTCCCTTAAACACAAGTCTGGTTATACCGTCATCAGGAATAAACGCCACCCTTACGTACCTTTATGACAGTAACTGGAATATCATCTGGAATGCAAGTGCTGATCCAAACCTGAGCAATATTCCTACAGAATATGCCGATTACAATACCTCTTGGTTCAATGCAAGCAGAGGCGGGATGAGTTGCTCGTTGAGCTGTACAGCAACAACAAGCGACTTCACGTGTTGTGTTGCATTAACAAGCAACAATTTTAGTGGAGATTATGTTTGGTTAAAATTACCGCACTTCTCAGGTCCTGGTGCATCTATCAATGGTAATGCAGATAATACCCCACCAACAACCGCTCCAGCCTTACTGAGCGTAAATGATTCTGATGCTGACGGCAATATTGAACTTACCTGGCAGAATGACACCAACGAAAGTAATGAACAGTACCTTATTTTACGGTACACAACGACTATTAATGCAAGTACCGCAGCATCAGCAACACTCGTAAAAACCATTACCAATGAAACTACCACGAGTTATGAAGACAATACCAGCGTGCATGCAACAAATTACTGGTACGCTTTAGTAACGAAAGATACTGCAGGAAATTACAATCTCTCGGTGGTAAGCAACAGCCTCAATGCAACCACCGATGATACCTTTAAACCAATGTCTCCTACCGGACTAAGCATTGTAGATTCAGGAAGTGGCGTTGCAGAACTCGCCTGGACAGCAGTAACAAGAGATGTTAATAATAACACCGATGCAACAGGCATAATCTACCAAATCTGGAGGAATACCACGGCAAACTTCAGCAAGGCTCTTGCCAATGAAACATTAGCATATCTGACAAATACCACTGCAAGATCCTACAATGACAATAGTGTATCGGTCAATACAACCTACTACTACATTGTCACTGCTGTTGACGATGCTGGAAATAAAAATCTCAGTATTGGCCCAACCAATAATGGAAGTGTGAGCATTGCTACCTATTGTGGCGATGGTACGTGTCAGTCAGGTGAATCAAGCAGTAGCTGTAGTGCTGATTGTGGTTCAGGCAACCAAGATACAGGCGGTGGTGGTGGAGGAGGAGGAAATACCCAACAAAATACTACAACCTCAGGAACAACAACACTGAATACTTCTGGAGAAAAAAAATGGGATAGTGTTACTGCTGAACAGCTCGCAATATGGACGATAAAAGATGTTGATATTGAAGTAACTCAGCTCGAGTTTACCTTGCTTGAAAACAAAACAAATGTGAGCGTTAAGATCGCAAAGCTCAGCTCTGCACCAACTACCTTACTTCCTTCTGAAAGGGTGGTCTACCAATACGTCGAAGTGACTCCCTCGAATATAGAAGAAGGACAGCTTACCAATGCAAAGATTCGCTTTAAAGTAAACCTTTCATGGCTGAGTGAAAAAAACATTCTTGAAAATGACGTCTTGCTTCTTCGATACGCAAATGATGTATGGAACGAACTGCCAACAAACAAAACAGGTTCAGATACGAGTTATGTGTATTATGAGGCAGAAACTCCAGGGTTTAGTTATTTCGCAATTAGTGGAAAGGAACAGCCAAAGAATGAGTCAGAACTCCAACAAGAACAACAAGGAGACCAAGGAGAAAATAATTCACAGGAGGAGATTCTGCTCACTCCTGAAACAACAGAGGATGAGAAAGCACTGCCACGAGTCAACTGGATTCTGTGGGTAATTCTCACTGCGATTATTGTCATTCTCGCTATTGGTATTTATTTCTATCGACAACAAAATTTACATAAAACAGCAAAGCGATTGGAAGCAGAAAGCAAGGATAAAGAGGAAGAGGAAAAAGAGTAA
- a CDS encoding ribbon-helix-helix protein, CopG family: MEVVTVKFQEEVLKKIDETIGEHNFNSRTEFFREAVRDKLAELDKEVLVKEFLKFKGKADKKTTYEQNLKTKKEVSKELMVELEKRFK, from the coding sequence ATGGAAGTTGTCACTGTAAAATTTCAGGAAGAAGTACTCAAAAAAATAGACGAAACGATAGGAGAACATAATTTTAATTCTCGGACAGAATTTTTCAGAGAAGCAGTGAGAGACAAACTGGCTGAACTTGACAAGGAAGTATTAGTGAAGGAATTTCTGAAATTTAAGGGCAAGGCTGATAAAAAGACGACGTATGAACAAAACCTAAAAACCAAAAAGGAAGTAAGTAAGGAACTAATGGTAGAACTCGAGAAAAGGTTTAAGTAA
- a CDS encoding type II methionyl aminopeptidase, whose amino-acid sequence MIGSNSIENIEHWRQAGKIAADVREYAKTIVKPGVKVLDVAEILEAKIRELGGEPAFPVNISLNHVAAHDTAAPQDTRVFRNEVVKVDVGVHIKGCIGDTACTIDLSGKYTDLVRAAEEALTAAIKTLALGTPIGAIGKSIQDTITARGFAPVRNLSGHGISVYDVHTEPGIPNYDTGEKRAITKGMIFAIEPFATTGAGKIQNSSNPLIFSQIATRPVRDNTTRQILAKIKEYHMLPFASRWLTKDFSPFQVQFALRQLVLSGILRDYPPLPEVAKGIVSQAEHTIIVTDKIEITTQ is encoded by the coding sequence ATGATTGGATCAAACAGCATTGAGAACATCGAACACTGGCGTCAGGCAGGGAAGATTGCAGCAGATGTCAGAGAATACGCCAAAACTATAGTCAAGCCCGGAGTTAAGGTTCTTGATGTTGCCGAAATTCTTGAGGCAAAGATCAGGGAATTAGGAGGAGAACCTGCGTTTCCGGTAAACATCAGTCTTAATCATGTTGCTGCGCATGACACGGCCGCTCCCCAAGATACAAGAGTCTTTCGCAATGAAGTGGTAAAGGTTGACGTTGGAGTCCATATTAAAGGATGTATCGGAGATACGGCCTGTACCATTGATCTTTCAGGAAAGTATACTGATCTCGTCAGAGCAGCAGAAGAAGCTTTAACAGCTGCAATCAAAACCCTTGCTCTTGGCACACCTATTGGCGCTATCGGAAAGAGCATTCAGGATACCATTACTGCTCGTGGCTTTGCACCCGTGCGAAATCTCTCAGGCCATGGCATTAGTGTCTATGACGTCCATACCGAACCAGGCATTCCGAATTATGATACCGGTGAAAAACGAGCTATTACAAAAGGAATGATTTTTGCTATTGAACCCTTTGCCACAACTGGTGCAGGAAAAATACAAAATAGTAGTAATCCTCTGATATTTTCACAAATTGCTACCAGACCAGTCCGTGATAACACGACACGACAGATCCTTGCAAAAATAAAAGAGTATCATATGCTTCCCTTTGCCTCTCGCTGGCTAACAAAAGATTTCTCTCCTTTCCAGGTTCAATTTGCCTTGCGCCAGCTTGTGCTATCAGGTATACTGCGAGACTACCCTCCACTTCCTGAAGTGGCAAAAGGCATCGTCAGTCAAGCAGAACACACGATTATCGTAACCGATAAAATAGAAATAACAACGCAATAG